One region of Cydia fagiglandana chromosome 15, ilCydFagi1.1, whole genome shotgun sequence genomic DNA includes:
- the LOC134671620 gene encoding uncharacterized protein LOC134671620, which translates to MAVNNSYYNMLHLPAFIPCDPALWFSLIEAIFSTAGVVDDSNKYHHVVCSLPPHEAIEMRDILLNPSEDNKYVTLKTAIIKRLLSQEAMGDRKPSQFLLHLKILAGSAVPDAELRTLWIERLPRPMQMILALATQPEQTLEKVAYVADVIADNTVQTATIATTEDPVKVLQREIAALEQQLKALSINISARRRGRSRSRSRQRSRPRSRDNSATRMCWYHGKYGSKAHKCLPPCTY; encoded by the coding sequence ATGGCTGTCAATAATTCGTACTATAATATGCTTCATTTGCCCGCGTTCATTCCTTGTGACCCTGCCCTGTGGTTCTCATTGATAGAGGCAATATTCAGCACTGCCGGCGTTGTCGACGACAGTAATAAATACCACCATGTGGTATGTTCGTTGCCACCACACGAAGCCATAGAAATGCGAGACATACTGCTCAACCCGTCAGAAGATAATAAGTACGTCACGCTTAAAACTGCAATCATTAAGAGGTTACTATCACAAGAGGCGATGGGTGACCGCAAGCCCTCTCAGTTTTTACTGCATCTCAAAATTCTTGCTGGCTCTGCGGTGCCAGATGCAGAGCTTCGTACGCTGTGGATAGAGCGGTTGCCGCGACCCATGCAGATGATCCTAGCTCTAGCTACGCAACCAGAGCAGACCCTGGAAAAGGTAGCCTATGTTGCGGATGTAATAGCCGACAACACGGTTCAGACGGCTACTATCGCGACAACGGAAGATCCAGTTAAAGTCTTACAACGTGAAATTGCCGCCTTAGAGCAACAATTGAAAGCTTTGTCCATCAACATAAGTGCGCGACGCAGGGGCAGGTCACGCTCGCGTTCGAGACAAAGATCTCGACCTCGCTCCAGGGATAACTCGGCAACACGTATGTGTTGGTACCATGGCAAATATGGCAGTAAGGCTCATAAATGTCTACCACCCTGCACATATTAA
- the LOC134671139 gene encoding uncharacterized protein LOC134671139, giving the protein MHISLKKSVEMREKHSWMMTGTTIFAFLNVISASIGVLICLNVLAMYVYETITHTDKIDTFMWAACVGTNFLAIVSLVFAVLLYLGINRKKPCFILAYCIFGVIVVILIFCVLVLIHQQKYLGIEKKLREVFYEYYEPVIYATVGMCVMYALLLTMICRTWVLMTSWPSGDRRKLVNDYYESDWRTE; this is encoded by the exons ATGCATATTAGTTTGAAGAAATCCGTGGAAATGAGAGAAAA ACACTCGTGGATGATGACAGGCACAACAATCTTCGCATTCCTGAACGTT ATTTCGGCCAGCATCGGAGTCCTAATATGCCTGAATGTGCTGGCCATGTACGTGTACGAAACGATCACCCACACCGACAAGATTGACACGTTCATGTGGGCCGCGTGTGTCGGCACTAACTTCCTTGCCATTGTGTCCTTGGTGTTCGCCGTGTTGCTGTATCTTGGCATCAACCGG AAAAAGCCGTGCTTCATACTAGCCTACTGCATCTTTGGAGTCATCGTAGTAATTTTAATATTCTGCGTACTAGTGCTCATCCATCAACAGAAATATTTGGGAATAGAGAAGAAATTACGAGAAGTTTTCTATGAATATTATGAGCCCGTTATCTATGCTACTGTTGGGATGTGCG ttatGTATGCGTTATTGCTTACTATGATCTGCCGGACCTGGGTTTTGATGACATCCTGGCCTTCAGGCGACCGAAGGAAACTTGTCAATGATTACTATGAATCCGACTGGAGAACCGAGTGA